From candidate division KSB1 bacterium, a single genomic window includes:
- the dgt gene encoding dNTP triphosphohydrolase yields the protein MKHDQNHTQQSEQGHAFLRTRAYLEALEDQVLAPYACRSALAETTRGRSEQPHAYRTAFQRDRDRLVHSRAFRRLKHKRQVFLTDEGDHYRTRLTHTLEVSQLARTVAKALGLNEELVEAIALGHDLGHTPFGHIGEVVLGKIMSGKDTLDGLLPAQSFGGFKHNYQSLRVVDHIERKYARPGLNLTAAVREGILKHTRLQEGVAYPDFDPQGLHLEQEVPTTLEGQVVAICDEIAQHTHDLEDGIRANFVALDQVRRVTIVRQLERELGLETFWKEDPFLYRNLLIKGLINALISDLLRTTASNLARLARPFPPRGPFAHIVVHFSAELEPLHRELDQFIDDEIIYHASIYRADDLAVRIIRELFKFYLRFPSQMPEYVLGRIASPGELPQLVRAICDHIAGMSDNYAETEWTRVEQIVRSLAEGQPGQRSSPGESA from the coding sequence ATGAAACACGACCAGAACCACACGCAGCAGTCCGAACAGGGGCACGCTTTTCTGCGCACACGCGCCTATCTGGAAGCTTTGGAAGACCAGGTGTTGGCCCCGTACGCCTGCCGATCTGCTCTTGCCGAAACCACAAGGGGCCGCTCCGAGCAACCGCACGCGTACCGGACCGCGTTCCAGCGCGACCGCGACCGCCTGGTCCACTCGCGCGCATTCCGTCGGCTAAAACACAAGCGGCAGGTCTTTCTCACCGACGAGGGCGACCACTACCGCACGCGGCTCACCCACACGCTAGAGGTTTCGCAGCTTGCCCGGACGGTGGCAAAAGCTCTAGGCCTCAATGAGGAGTTGGTGGAGGCCATCGCTCTCGGCCACGATCTGGGACATACGCCGTTCGGCCACATTGGGGAGGTCGTACTAGGCAAGATCATGTCGGGCAAGGACACCCTGGATGGCCTCCTGCCCGCCCAGTCCTTCGGCGGTTTCAAGCACAACTATCAGAGTTTGCGGGTGGTGGACCATATCGAGCGAAAATACGCACGACCAGGTCTTAACCTCACGGCGGCCGTTCGGGAGGGGATTTTGAAGCACACTCGACTTCAGGAAGGTGTCGCGTACCCTGACTTTGACCCGCAGGGGCTCCACTTGGAGCAGGAGGTCCCGACTACCCTGGAGGGGCAGGTAGTGGCCATCTGCGACGAAATCGCTCAACACACGCACGACCTTGAGGATGGCATCCGTGCCAACTTTGTGGCCCTGGACCAGGTACGGCGGGTGACCATCGTGCGACAGCTAGAACGCGAACTTGGCCTGGAAACATTTTGGAAGGAAGACCCCTTTCTCTACCGAAATCTTCTGATCAAAGGGCTCATCAATGCGCTCATTTCGGACCTCCTCCGCACCACTGCGAGTAACTTGGCGCGTCTGGCGCGGCCGTTCCCTCCGCGCGGACCATTTGCCCACATTGTGGTCCATTTTAGCGCCGAACTGGAACCCCTCCACCGGGAGCTTGACCAGTTCATCGACGATGAAATCATATATCACGCCTCCATTTACCGTGCCGACGACCTGGCGGTGCGCATCATCCGCGAGCTGTTCAAGTTCTACCTGCGTTTTCCCTCCCAGATGCCCGAATACGTGCTCGGTCGGATCGCGTCGCCAGGCGAGCTTCCGCAGCTGGTGCGGGCCATTTGCGACCACATCGCCGGCATGAGCGACAACTACGCCGAAACAGAGTGGACGCGAGTTGAGCAGATCGTCCGCAGCTTGGCCGAAGGACAACCGGGACAGCGCAGTTCGCCTGGGGAGTCAGCATGA
- a CDS encoding ATP-binding cassette domain-containing protein yields MRVTFEQVCYRYRQTVPEGRLALDHVSLEIGDQEFVALVGPSGSGKTTLIQHFTGLLRPTSGRVLVDGRPFPARGPELTALRRRIGLVFQFPEFQLFEETVEADVAFGPRNLGLAEQEVRARVERALRTVGLNPASVALRSPHRLSEGEKRRVALAGVLAMDPEMLVLDEPTAGLDPAGVRRIAQILADFHQAGKTIVLVSHNIDLVYTLARRVIVLAEGKIRFDGSREELLHHEELLLRHGLMLPRLVRVLRKSPPPVRPREGEMFLSLRQVEEYLHQRG; encoded by the coding sequence ATGAGGGTGACGTTCGAGCAGGTCTGCTACCGATACCGGCAGACAGTGCCCGAGGGGCGGCTCGCGCTGGACCATGTGAGTTTGGAGATAGGAGACCAGGAGTTTGTGGCGCTCGTCGGACCCAGCGGCTCCGGCAAGACCACACTCATCCAGCACTTTACCGGCCTCCTGCGCCCCACCAGTGGACGGGTCTTGGTGGATGGCCGACCTTTTCCGGCGCGCGGCCCTGAGCTGACGGCCCTGCGCCGGCGTATCGGCCTTGTGTTTCAATTCCCCGAATTCCAGCTCTTCGAGGAGACCGTCGAGGCTGACGTTGCCTTCGGCCCCCGGAACCTCGGCCTGGCCGAACAGGAAGTCAGAGCACGCGTGGAACGTGCCTTGCGCACCGTGGGTCTCAACCCCGCATCAGTGGCGCTGCGCTCCCCGCACAGGCTCAGCGAGGGTGAAAAACGGCGTGTGGCATTGGCCGGCGTTTTGGCCATGGACCCAGAGATGCTTGTCCTGGATGAGCCGACCGCAGGCCTAGACCCTGCCGGTGTGCGCCGCATAGCCCAAATCTTAGCCGACTTCCATCAGGCGGGGAAGACGATCGTGCTGGTCTCCCATAATATCGACCTCGTCTACACCCTGGCCCGTCGGGTGATCGTGCTGGCCGAGGGGAAGATCCGATTTGACGGCTCCAGGGAAGAGCTTCTCCACCATGAGGAGCTCCTTCTGCGCCACGGCCTAATGTTGCCGCGCTTGGTCCGCGTGCTGAGAAAGAGCCCTCCTCCGGTGCGGCCGAGGGAAGGCGAAATGTTCCTGTCGCTCAGGCAAGTGGAGGAATACCTCCACCAGCGCGGCTGA
- a CDS encoding CHAT domain-containing protein: MRWCCRHIAFTFLLAAAWALYAETLTTTGALLPHQVTTHLADDLQPALSPDGKWIAFTSRRSGNQDIWVRPVHGGRAYRITTHEADDYSPTWSPNGNLLAFVSKRSDAAGDIWLVKVRRTSQAVLPSGAPVRLTDYLGEDSAPCFSPDGAEVAFCSDRSGRREIWVLTLKSKAVQRITTKGGLEPSWSPDGVWVAYTSWDTAAVRSAIALTPANPEAHSDLPREVRITDGSTLDCQPAWSPTGQELVFCRFPYDTNGDGRITPDDHPVIVRAPVSLPTSAGQLPSAPVDVQMWLTSGAHFDFAPCWQAGELVCFTSDRGGNLDIWAIPPQGLIPRMASASEQLDYARQHFPLAPLGYGDPTSASREAMYERLLALRRVRDFFPTEQKWVALALVEMARTCRALGHRGLAERALQEVERGLSQQRDAFALAAAEHVDLALATGQTDSLSAVKRLQEILAAHRDLPGVTAQIALRLGALQLATGHPLEALSTYGQLLAKQGLEQRVAAESQLRVGDCLAALGTPEEAERAYALVVEHFPNQEEHVRTAMGRLLGEEALGGDPNALVRRCRHVAGTYRARSPRVAAMAQLRGAEVLLSTGQFEAARMELEPIAEQNPEEPAVVARARLLLAEAYRKGGDWRKAVSLLEQTEAEFDTLANGRWAAMARRERFRALVQSADQLFQAGYFPLAAARYRQALALEPADIAAHRGYIQAQYYARAIHQTTREYEAMVAHRPDDPVRLYALGLCLSFKATEEAELQGRPGRIDPALLARSNTILDKALERDYRMVYAYLTKSYNYEMLETYDRIQRSRPQSIPRRLLEAVTAPILSVLRTITMAGEQGPVRNYERAIDALAVALSLNDETQDPKLEARLCRNLANNYYHLAEFGFQKAYEYYHLALRYDSTFASRRDEAVIMERMGHCALVVEDFDRGPSYLQRAIALYRDLGKDDMVILNIKRLAVLYQLAEDYLSAAEYFEQALTMEMQQRNLEEVQRLHRNLAYNYWLLGEPADALAHATRARELLESGKLKELKGSSSRIQVGLLGWYVPIPFIDLSKMGALGGSAAFGFTTEEERALVYTILANILVEEKRYEDAIRYNEQKLALYRRRKDRRAEGAVLNNLGYLHLLRGDVATAWRHFELSYRLCERENIVAGIVVNAINLAQLALLTGDPLLQDAAATRVDGALSHAEGASRFLVQRRAQLLNLLGTLTLEHDSQRLHAGSLEETVRHTAELFQRAEYARTYFEEALRLSVERRLPREEVVSRMNLARSWFLLGEWDQAARALLQARRVCLLKGYSDLSWQVNQRLAELADRVDEGTRSVLRLSAPKAYFDEALAELRAMSEASISRGVLPLERARHRQLYEQYIFHLAAVGDTIGALQASEQWRSHAFLDAVSGEPLRLSSPTRTNLLNWVRTFREELTSTELRMRRLAAVLHRNAPELVQLRARQDSLRREYTQALSQLRAVTPELESLVTIQTPPVSGVRQALDTAEVALSYLVGPHSTLLWVITPERIAMFRLDLGSEKVEALVRPFASRPDERSGEEATSLFLPAIPWLRHARRAVIVPDGPLFQLPMQAALIQCLGADAPAVTVCSSFASYLLARGRRSAGGPMLVLTDPGLREPLQQLGYEVELLQPIPDQSVAAQQLAHAVLGSNIIHLHATWQGQESAPLHSALRFAGTKDGSSLRLVDLLELGSNAILCVIELLDSTACDFPRSLLDRLFALNGTGAVLVLQDHEKSSGRLRFLQTFYRSLMEMPPAEALRATLVSLSQQDTVGVRAQLLGYGGMSRVEAATYAERALAGRVRMGMQAEQEKDWTEAVRYYEEAMAMAAARQDTLTMQRLRLLIVRAAANGGLLRKSIQYQRQLLEEAHARGDIPLQMRRARNLASLYAEVGDFSPAIQTLSGVIALAEQHQPELLAELHRELGILHERAGDYQAALYQYETARARSEQVHDVVGVATNLTDMGRVAIRHLEDGALAVRTLRAAVALLQQHPTPGLVDALHNLGLAYEMLADYQSALETQQQARAEAEKLALPEKVALSDHYLANLFWKTGDYYRALRHNERALQAFEKQGDKTLLGLALATRGLVHLSTGNAPQALRDEHAALQLAVRGGDLLDQATIRMNIGLVHVVLGQHDAALAEFSAAAHLDSTIGSQRGVSYALRNMGSVLVHKGRLAEAEAHLLKALQFSRATGDRRNEAQCLYHLGAVRRAQRDREQAARLLQQAVELSRNLFVPEVEWRALHELGLLAREERQYEQSRAHLMQAVEVIEQMRARIRVAEYQAGFINDKQEVYADLIDLLVAMGRDEEAFAVAERARARGFLDLLSNRQIPVGDRAGSEAYQALSTLESQIRAAQEEVARLRSLDQETITADQRQRLQQLTDQLVTMRSAFQAQLVKLKEADPRLADMVSVEPWPVDRLQALLPVDVAIVEFFATKERLYIWLLTSRSLRTYVVPVGRDELAAQVGELRQAMAQLMAVRPHCTRLWQMLQAPVAQSLEGASTLVFIPHGPLHYVPFSCLMDPQGQYLIERFAIATAPSATVLGMCMQSGKHFLSVPRGQFRVLALGDPALPDQTRRLPMAIKEVESVSRSFRDVHPLLGSAATETALKRAGNLFDLYLFSCHGEYDAVNPMFSCLLLAPDGENDGRLEAHEIFALRMDSYLVAMSACETGLSALAGGDEIVGLTRSLMFAGATSLFASLWKVDDLATAVMVKRFMRYLAEGETRAKALQRAQLLVMREVYAHPAYWAAFQITGDFR; encoded by the coding sequence ATGCGCTGGTGCTGCCGTCACATTGCATTTACGTTCCTGCTCGCCGCGGCGTGGGCCCTTTACGCCGAAACGCTCACGACTACGGGGGCACTGCTCCCTCACCAGGTGACTACCCATCTGGCAGATGACCTTCAACCGGCGCTCTCTCCGGACGGCAAGTGGATTGCCTTCACCTCGCGCCGCAGCGGCAACCAGGACATCTGGGTGCGACCAGTGCACGGGGGCAGGGCATACCGAATCACCACCCATGAGGCCGACGACTACTCCCCAACGTGGAGTCCTAACGGCAATCTTCTGGCCTTCGTGTCGAAGCGCTCCGATGCCGCAGGTGACATATGGCTGGTCAAGGTGCGCCGCACCAGCCAGGCAGTCCTGCCGAGCGGCGCTCCGGTCAGACTCACCGATTACCTGGGCGAGGACAGCGCGCCGTGTTTTTCCCCCGATGGCGCAGAGGTGGCTTTTTGTTCGGACCGTAGCGGTAGAAGGGAGATTTGGGTCCTCACCCTGAAGAGTAAAGCGGTGCAGAGAATAACCACCAAGGGCGGTCTTGAGCCGAGCTGGTCGCCGGACGGCGTGTGGGTGGCATACACCAGTTGGGACACCGCTGCAGTACGAAGCGCTATCGCCCTTACGCCTGCCAACCCGGAGGCTCACTCCGACCTGCCCCGGGAGGTGCGCATCACGGACGGCAGCACCCTGGACTGCCAGCCCGCCTGGTCACCAACAGGACAGGAGCTAGTCTTCTGCCGCTTCCCTTACGACACCAACGGTGACGGCCGCATCACCCCTGATGATCACCCCGTGATTGTTCGGGCGCCGGTCAGTCTGCCAACCTCAGCAGGGCAACTGCCCTCAGCGCCGGTGGACGTGCAGATGTGGCTGACCAGCGGAGCGCACTTTGACTTTGCGCCCTGCTGGCAGGCAGGTGAGTTGGTGTGTTTCACTTCCGATCGAGGGGGCAACTTGGACATTTGGGCCATCCCACCGCAAGGGCTCATTCCGAGAATGGCTTCCGCCTCTGAGCAGCTGGACTACGCGCGTCAGCACTTTCCCTTGGCCCCTCTGGGGTATGGTGACCCCACCTCCGCATCGCGCGAGGCCATGTACGAGCGCCTGCTGGCGCTGCGCCGGGTGCGGGACTTTTTCCCTACAGAGCAAAAGTGGGTGGCGCTGGCGCTTGTGGAAATGGCGCGAACTTGTCGGGCTCTTGGCCACCGGGGTTTAGCCGAACGCGCGCTCCAGGAGGTAGAAAGGGGGCTTTCGCAACAGCGGGACGCCTTTGCTTTAGCTGCTGCCGAGCATGTCGACCTGGCCTTAGCCACCGGGCAAACGGACTCGCTCAGCGCTGTGAAGAGGCTACAAGAAATTCTGGCTGCTCACCGCGATCTGCCCGGAGTAACCGCGCAGATTGCCTTGCGCTTGGGCGCCTTGCAGCTGGCCACCGGACACCCCCTGGAGGCCCTGAGCACGTATGGCCAACTCCTTGCTAAACAGGGATTGGAGCAGAGGGTAGCAGCCGAGAGTCAGCTGCGCGTGGGTGACTGCCTTGCGGCTCTGGGCACCCCGGAAGAGGCCGAACGCGCCTACGCCTTGGTGGTAGAGCACTTCCCGAACCAGGAGGAGCACGTGAGGACGGCGATGGGGCGCCTTTTGGGCGAAGAAGCCCTGGGCGGCGATCCCAATGCCCTTGTGCGCCGCTGTCGGCACGTGGCTGGCACCTACCGCGCGCGCTCCCCGCGGGTGGCAGCCATGGCCCAGCTCCGTGGTGCAGAAGTGCTGCTCTCAACTGGCCAGTTCGAAGCTGCTCGCATGGAGCTCGAGCCCATAGCCGAGCAGAACCCTGAGGAACCGGCGGTGGTGGCCCGCGCCCGCCTTCTTTTGGCCGAGGCCTATCGCAAAGGCGGTGACTGGCGAAAGGCGGTATCCCTGCTCGAACAAACAGAAGCCGAATTCGACACCTTAGCAAATGGTCGCTGGGCCGCCATGGCTCGTCGCGAGCGCTTCCGGGCCCTTGTCCAATCCGCAGACCAGCTCTTCCAGGCGGGGTATTTCCCTCTGGCGGCGGCGCGCTACCGCCAAGCCCTCGCCCTGGAACCGGCAGACATCGCGGCCCATCGTGGCTACATCCAGGCCCAGTACTACGCGCGCGCCATCCACCAGACCACGCGCGAGTATGAGGCCATGGTGGCGCACAGGCCCGATGACCCCGTGCGCCTCTATGCCCTGGGCCTCTGCCTCTCCTTCAAGGCCACCGAAGAGGCGGAACTGCAAGGAAGACCCGGCAGGATCGACCCGGCTCTCCTTGCACGCTCCAACACCATCCTGGACAAGGCGTTGGAACGCGACTACCGAATGGTCTACGCCTATCTGACCAAGAGCTATAACTATGAGATGCTGGAGACTTATGACCGCATCCAGCGCAGCCGACCGCAGAGCATCCCCCGTCGGCTATTGGAGGCCGTGACTGCACCTATCCTTTCGGTGCTGCGGACGATCACCATGGCGGGCGAGCAAGGCCCTGTGCGCAACTACGAACGGGCCATTGATGCGCTCGCTGTCGCCCTCAGCCTCAATGATGAGACGCAGGACCCAAAACTGGAGGCACGTCTGTGCCGCAACCTCGCCAACAACTACTACCACCTGGCCGAGTTCGGCTTTCAGAAGGCGTACGAATACTACCATCTGGCTTTGCGTTACGATTCCACCTTCGCGAGCCGGCGCGACGAAGCTGTGATCATGGAGCGCATGGGCCACTGCGCACTAGTGGTGGAGGACTTTGACCGAGGCCCGAGCTATCTCCAGCGCGCCATTGCCCTGTACCGCGACTTGGGCAAGGACGACATGGTCATCCTCAACATCAAGAGGCTCGCCGTCCTGTATCAACTGGCTGAGGACTATTTGTCGGCAGCCGAGTACTTTGAGCAGGCGCTGACCATGGAAATGCAGCAGAGGAACCTGGAGGAGGTACAGCGTCTCCATCGCAACCTTGCCTACAACTACTGGTTGCTGGGCGAGCCTGCCGATGCATTGGCGCACGCGACGCGCGCACGTGAGCTCTTGGAAAGCGGCAAGCTTAAGGAGCTGAAGGGATCTTCGTCGCGCATTCAGGTGGGCCTGCTGGGCTGGTATGTGCCGATTCCTTTCATTGACCTCAGTAAGATGGGGGCTTTGGGCGGCAGCGCAGCATTCGGCTTTACCACCGAGGAAGAGCGCGCCTTGGTGTATACGATCCTGGCAAACATCCTGGTTGAGGAGAAGCGCTACGAGGACGCGATCCGCTACAACGAGCAGAAATTGGCCCTCTACCGAAGGCGAAAAGACCGACGCGCTGAGGGCGCGGTGCTCAACAACCTGGGCTATCTCCACTTGCTGCGTGGAGACGTGGCTACGGCGTGGCGGCATTTCGAGCTGAGTTATCGCCTGTGCGAGAGGGAGAACATCGTTGCCGGCATCGTGGTGAACGCGATCAATTTGGCGCAGCTGGCACTCTTGACGGGCGACCCTTTACTGCAGGACGCGGCCGCCACTCGAGTCGACGGAGCTTTGAGCCACGCGGAGGGGGCATCCCGCTTCTTGGTCCAGCGCCGCGCGCAGCTTCTCAACCTCCTGGGCACCCTGACGTTGGAGCACGACAGCCAAAGGCTTCATGCAGGCAGCCTCGAGGAAACGGTGCGTCATACCGCAGAGCTCTTTCAGCGCGCCGAGTACGCTCGGACATATTTTGAAGAGGCCTTGCGTCTCAGTGTGGAGCGCCGTTTGCCCCGCGAAGAAGTGGTCAGCAGAATGAACCTTGCCCGTTCGTGGTTCCTGTTGGGCGAATGGGACCAGGCGGCGCGGGCGCTGCTGCAGGCCCGTCGCGTTTGCCTGCTCAAAGGCTACAGCGACCTCTCATGGCAAGTCAATCAGCGCCTGGCTGAATTGGCAGACCGGGTCGACGAAGGTACACGCAGTGTGCTCAGGCTCAGCGCCCCCAAGGCCTATTTCGATGAAGCCCTGGCGGAGCTCCGGGCGATGAGCGAGGCTTCAATCTCTCGCGGTGTGCTCCCGCTGGAGCGGGCCCGCCACCGTCAGCTTTACGAACAGTACATTTTCCACCTTGCCGCGGTCGGGGACACCATTGGCGCGCTACAGGCCAGTGAGCAATGGCGAAGCCATGCGTTTCTGGACGCCGTCTCGGGCGAGCCTCTCCGCCTGAGCAGTCCCACGCGCACGAATCTTTTGAACTGGGTCCGCACCTTCCGCGAAGAGCTCACCTCTACCGAGCTACGGATGAGGCGACTTGCGGCGGTGCTGCATCGTAACGCCCCCGAGCTGGTCCAGCTGCGTGCGAGGCAAGACAGCCTGCGCCGGGAATACACCCAGGCGCTATCCCAGCTGCGCGCCGTGACGCCCGAACTGGAGTCGTTGGTCACTATTCAAACCCCGCCTGTGTCCGGCGTGCGACAGGCACTCGACACAGCTGAGGTGGCGCTTTCCTACTTGGTGGGCCCACACTCCACTCTGTTGTGGGTCATCACCCCAGAGCGCATAGCGATGTTCCGTTTGGATCTCGGCAGCGAGAAGGTCGAAGCGCTCGTTCGGCCTTTTGCCTCACGGCCCGATGAGCGTTCCGGTGAGGAGGCAACAAGCCTTTTCCTTCCGGCGATCCCCTGGCTGCGCCACGCTCGGAGAGCGGTTATCGTGCCCGACGGCCCGCTGTTTCAGCTGCCGATGCAGGCCGCCCTCATTCAATGCCTGGGCGCAGATGCCCCCGCGGTGACCGTATGTTCGAGTTTCGCCAGCTATCTGCTTGCCCGAGGCCGTCGCAGTGCTGGCGGTCCGATGTTGGTGCTCACCGATCCGGGACTTCGCGAGCCCTTGCAGCAGCTTGGGTATGAGGTGGAACTGCTGCAGCCGATCCCCGATCAATCTGTCGCGGCGCAGCAGCTCGCACATGCGGTATTGGGGAGCAACATCATCCATTTGCACGCCACTTGGCAAGGGCAGGAGAGTGCCCCCCTGCACTCCGCCCTCCGCTTTGCCGGCACTAAGGATGGGTCATCCCTACGTCTCGTGGACCTTCTGGAACTTGGGTCCAACGCTATCTTGTGCGTCATAGAGCTGTTAGATTCCACTGCCTGCGATTTCCCCCGTTCTTTGTTGGATCGATTATTCGCCTTGAATGGAACCGGTGCGGTGCTCGTGTTGCAGGATCACGAGAAGAGCTCAGGACGGCTGCGCTTCCTTCAGACTTTCTATCGGTCCTTGATGGAAATGCCCCCTGCGGAGGCCCTTCGTGCGACGTTAGTGTCTCTGTCGCAGCAAGACACCGTCGGCGTGCGTGCCCAACTGCTGGGGTATGGCGGCATGAGCAGAGTCGAGGCGGCCACGTATGCGGAGCGCGCCTTGGCAGGAAGGGTGCGCATGGGCATGCAGGCAGAACAGGAGAAGGACTGGACCGAAGCTGTTCGTTACTATGAAGAAGCCATGGCCATGGCGGCTGCGCGGCAGGATACGCTCACCATGCAGCGGCTGCGGCTGCTGATTGTGCGTGCCGCGGCCAACGGCGGCTTATTGCGCAAGAGCATTCAGTACCAGCGCCAGTTGCTCGAGGAGGCACACGCCAGAGGCGATATACCGCTGCAGATGCGGCGGGCGCGCAACCTCGCCTCCCTGTATGCCGAAGTGGGTGACTTTTCCCCGGCGATTCAGACACTGTCAGGGGTCATTGCACTGGCAGAACAACATCAGCCGGAACTGTTGGCTGAACTCCATCGCGAGCTGGGCATCCTCCACGAGCGAGCCGGCGACTACCAGGCGGCCCTCTACCAGTACGAGACGGCACGCGCCCGCTCCGAACAGGTGCATGACGTGGTGGGGGTTGCCACCAACCTCACCGACATGGGACGCGTGGCTATCCGCCACCTCGAAGATGGAGCGCTCGCGGTCCGCACCCTGCGCGCCGCAGTGGCGCTTTTGCAACAGCACCCCACGCCAGGGCTGGTGGATGCCCTCCACAACCTTGGCCTGGCCTACGAAATGCTTGCCGACTACCAGAGCGCTCTCGAAACCCAGCAGCAGGCTCGAGCTGAGGCCGAAAAGCTCGCGCTGCCGGAGAAAGTAGCCCTCTCGGACCACTACCTTGCCAACCTCTTCTGGAAAACAGGCGACTATTACCGCGCACTGCGGCACAACGAGCGGGCGTTGCAGGCATTTGAAAAGCAAGGGGACAAGACCCTACTGGGGTTAGCATTAGCCACGCGCGGATTAGTCCACCTGAGCACGGGCAATGCCCCACAGGCACTCCGGGACGAACATGCCGCGTTGCAGCTTGCCGTGCGTGGCGGGGATCTCCTGGACCAGGCGACCATTCGCATGAACATAGGTCTTGTTCATGTGGTTCTTGGGCAGCACGATGCGGCGCTTGCCGAGTTCTCCGCTGCAGCGCATCTGGACAGTACGATCGGTTCGCAGAGAGGCGTCTCCTATGCTTTGCGCAACATGGGAAGTGTGCTTGTGCACAAGGGACGCCTTGCCGAGGCCGAGGCACACCTGCTCAAGGCGCTTCAGTTCAGTCGCGCAACTGGTGACCGTCGCAATGAGGCGCAGTGCCTCTACCATTTGGGCGCCGTACGACGTGCGCAGCGCGATCGCGAGCAGGCCGCACGCCTCTTGCAGCAAGCCGTTGAGCTATCCCGCAACCTCTTTGTGCCGGAAGTGGAGTGGCGCGCGTTGCATGAGCTCGGTTTGCTGGCTCGCGAGGAACGCCAGTACGAGCAAAGCCGTGCCCACCTGATGCAGGCGGTGGAGGTTATTGAACAGATGCGCGCCCGCATTAGAGTAGCCGAGTACCAGGCGGGATTTATCAACGATAAACAGGAGGTGTACGCTGACCTCATTGACCTGCTCGTGGCTATGGGGCGCGATGAGGAGGCATTTGCTGTAGCCGAACGCGCACGTGCGCGCGGCTTTTTGGACTTGCTGAGCAACCGGCAGATCCCCGTGGGCGACCGGGCAGGCTCTGAAGCCTATCAAGCCCTCTCGACGCTGGAATCCCAAATCCGCGCCGCCCAGGAGGAGGTGGCCCGCTTGCGGAGCCTGGACCAAGAGACTATCACCGCCGATCAGAGGCAGCGCCTGCAGCAGCTGACCGACCAGCTCGTCACCATGCGCAGCGCGTTTCAAGCCCAGCTTGTCAAACTGAAGGAGGCCGACCCCCGCCTGGCCGACATGGTCAGTGTGGAACCTTGGCCCGTAGACCGCCTCCAGGCGCTCTTGCCCGTCGACGTGGCAATTGTGGAGTTCTTTGCCACCAAGGAACGGCTTTACATCTGGCTTTTGACGTCAAGGTCACTTAGGACGTATGTGGTGCCAGTGGGCCGCGACGAATTGGCCGCGCAGGTGGGTGAGCTCCGCCAGGCCATGGCGCAGCTGATGGCAGTGCGACCACATTGCACTCGCCTCTGGCAGATGCTTCAGGCGCCAGTTGCCCAGTCGCTGGAGGGGGCGAGCACACTGGTCTTCATCCCTCACGGCCCGCTGCACTATGTGCCCTTCTCGTGCCTGATGGACCCGCAAGGCCAGTACCTAATCGAGCGCTTCGCCATCGCCACCGCTCCCAGCGCCACAGTGCTTGGGATGTGCATGCAGAGTGGAAAGCATTTTCTATCTGTGCCCCGAGGGCAGTTTCGGGTCCTCGCCCTTGGTGACCCAGCGCTGCCGGACCAGACGCGCCGACTGCCCATGGCCATAAAGGAAGTGGAAAGCGTCTCCCGGAGCTTCCGGGACGTGCACCCCCTCTTGGGCTCGGCGGCCACCGAGACAGCACTCAAGCGGGCCGGGAACCTCTTTGACCTTTACCTTTTCAGCTGCCATGGGGAGTACGACGCGGTCAATCCTATGTTCTCCTGTCTCCTGTTGGCTCCAGACGGGGAGAACGACGGGAGACTGGAGGCGCATGAAATCTTTGCTTTGCGCATGGACAGCTACCTGGTAGCCATGAGCGCCTGCGAAACCGGGCTCAGCGCGCTCGCCGGTGGTGATGAAATCGTAGGGCTGACCCGCAGCCTCATGTTCGCCGGGGCCACTTCGCTCTTTGCCAGCCTCTGGAAGGTTGACGACTTGGCGACCGCTGTCATGGTCAAACGCTTCATGCGATACCTCGCAGAGGGAGAGACGCGCGCCAAGGCCCTGCAAAGGGCTCAGCTCTTGGTCATGCGTGAAGTCTATGCCCATCCAGCCTATTGGGCAGCCTTTCAGATCACGGGCGATTTTCGATGA